The following are encoded together in the Scomber japonicus isolate fScoJap1 chromosome 20, fScoJap1.pri, whole genome shotgun sequence genome:
- the slc38a10 gene encoding putative sodium-coupled neutral amino acid transporter 10 yields MTASNWGLIMNVVNSIVGVSVLTMPFCFKQCGIVLGTILLFFCSWMTHKSCMFLVHTASNTKRRTYAGLAFHAYGKPGKTLVETSMIGLMLGTCIAFYVVIADLGSNFFAQLLGLQVTGSFRVLLLIAVSLFIVLPLSLQRNMMSSIQSFSAMALMFYTLFMFTIVLSSLRYGIISGSWVERVHLWRMKGVIQCLPIIATTFCCHPQVLPTYDSLDEPSVKRMSTIFTSALNVVTIFYITVGFFGYVSFTENIAGNVLMNFPSNLVTEMIRVGFMMSVAVGFPMMILPCRQAINTMLFEQQQKDGTFAAGGYMPPLRFKMITLCIVFGTMLGGILIPNVETILGLTGATMGSLICFICPALIYRKIQKNGIISQLVLFVGLGILLVSTFTTLSISASGPRVKVQVPPPPAPDKNNLPLPDLPQIHDKPLIKKPVEIEKPDVPAVEEAQPAKRDPAEPPQIKGPVEVPERKKEAEVQLDRPDAGVAVPEGEAHRHEPPIPHDEVMVDTRKNNAELEEDKKQPVAPAGGDEQEEKHAVKLEDQKEAKGEEKPKPVEPVVRKEEVDLGGGEVQSNEVLEKQGGEAGMKRDVPQLKPADKIDQVKDSAAEQADKVDKPALAVAKPPLPEGEHHPAADEGPPADGKDAADEKMDEGQLDHAVLLKVIKEQHEQQKRLLDQQEKLLAVIQEQHKEIHQNKPAGAASEGEAEKGNQEHLEGVEGGAAKPKDSGLASDIKPKEAAGAGAVQAGVAEPHAVAQNQVQAGDKATQVGDSKEEGRPAYKEDKPAKPVAPGGESHIQNELGARGVPLGKKKLDDHQPASQNDLAQIKEEENKLDKEKEKLQNLKKENMEKEVQARVEEQLEKERQEKLAKELELEKEKLDKERIEKEVQIRVEKERLERERQEILAREQELEKERLEKERIEKEVEARVEKERLERERKEKLVREQELEKEREAKAKLTQEKAAEERHQQEIQKAEDEIVLRARKEKEAEEARERERVEQLQQAVEAKNVAHGAERGDGEALKKGGRDLKEKVGAPADPEEAADNGAAKAEVHPQGSQERVRDQGEMDLRRKRRAVGPREDGGPAGTPRMSRGMPGLEPLLELGGSNLHAALEEQLLAGAMVHSRQIKQASEDKEAK; encoded by the exons ATGACGGCGTCCAACTGGGGTCTCATCATGAACGTGGTGAACAGCATCGTGGGAGTCAGTGTGCTCACCATGCCCTTCTGCTTCAAACAG TGTGGGATAGTGCTTGGAACTATCCTATTGTTCTTCTGTTCATGGATGACCCACAAGTCGTGCATGTTCCTGGTCCACACAGCCAGCAACACCAAACGAAGGACCTACGCAGGACTGG CCTTCCATGCTTACGGGAAACCAGGAAAAACACTGGTGGAGACGAG TATGATCGGTTTGATGTTGGGGACCTGTATAGCCTTCTATGTAGTCATCGCTGATCTGGGCTCAAATTTCTTCGCTCAGCTGTTGGGTTTACAG GTGACTGGCAGTTTCCGCGTGCTGCTGCTGATTGCTGTGTCTCTGTTCATTGTGCTCCCTCTGAGCCTGCAGAGGAACATGATGTCCTCCATCCAGTCCTTCTCCGCCATGGCTCTCATGTTCTACACCTTATTCATGTTCACG ATAGTGTTGTCGTCTCTGCGCTACGGCATAATCTCGGGCTCCTGGGTGGAGCGGGTTCACCTGTGGCGCATGAAGGGCGTCATTCAGTGCCTGCCCATTATCGCCACAACCTTCTGCTGTCACCC GCAGGTGCTGCCGACCTACGACAGCCTGGATGAGCCGTCCGTCAAACGCATGAGCACCATCTTCACCTCGGCCCTCAACGTAGTCACCATCTTCTACATCACT GTGGGCTTCTTCGGCTACGTCAGCTTCACTGAGAACATCGCTGGCAATGTGTTGATGAACTTCCCGTCCAACCTGGTGACGGAGATGATCCGCGTGGGCTTCATGATGTCCGTGGCCGTCGGGTTCCCCATGATGATCTTACCTTGTCGCCAGGCCATCAACACCATGCTTtttgagcagcag CAGAAGGATGGGACGTTCGCTGCCGGGGGATACATGCCTCCTCTGCGCTTCAAGATGATCACCCTCTGCATTGTGTTTGGCACCATGCTGGGAGGCATTCTCATCCCCAACG ttgAAACCATTTTGGGTCTGACTGGAGCCACCATGGGCAGCCTCATCTGCTTCATATGCCCTGCCCTCATCTACAGAAAGATCCAGAAGAATGGCATCATCTCTCAG CTGGTGCTTTTTGTGGGTCTGGGCATCCTCCTGGTCAGCACCTTTACCACCCTTTCGATCTCAGCTAGCGGCCCCAGGGTCAAAGTCcaagttcctcctcctccggcgCCTGACAAGAACAACCTGCCGCTACCGGACCTTCCGCAGATTCACG ACAAGCCTCTGATCAAGAAGCCAGTAGAGATAGAAAAACCAGATGTCCCAGCTGTTGAGGAGGCACAACCTGCGAAAAGGGATCCGGCTGAACCTCCCCAGATTAAAGGACCAGTGGAAGTAcctgagaggaagaaggaggcaGAGGTTCAGCTGGATCGTCCTGATGCTG GCGTCGCAGTGCCAGAGGGAGAGGCGCACCGCCACGAGCCACCCATCCCTCACGATGAGGTCATGGTAGACACAAGAAAGAACAAtgcagagctggaggaggacaAGAAACAGCCGGTTGCCCCTGCAGGAGGAGATGAGCAAGAAGAAAAGCATGCTGTGAAGTTGGAGGACCAAAAAGAGGCCAAGGGAGAAGAGAAACCGAAGCCTGTAGAGCCCGTCGTGAGGAAAGAGGAAGTGGACTTGGGTGGAGGTGAGGTCCAGTCCAATGAAGTGCTGGAGAAGCAAGGTGGAGAAGCGGGCATGAAGCGAGATGTTCCCCAACTGAAACCAGCAGATAAGATTGATCAAGTGAAAGATTCTGCAGCCGAACAAGCCGATAAAGTGGACAAACCTGCGCTCGCCGTAGCCAAAC CTCCACTTCCTGAGGGAGAGCATCACCCCGCTGCAGATGAGGGTCCGCCTGCAGACGGCAAAGATGCAGCAGATGAGAAGATGGACG AGGGCCAGCTGGACCACGCGGTGCTGCTGAAGGTGATCAAGGAGCAGCACGAGCAACAAAAGAGACTTCTTGACCAGCAGGAAAAACTGCTGGCTGTCATACAAGAGCAGCACAAAGAAATCCACCAGAATAAGCCTGCTG GGGCCGCTTCAGaaggagaggcagagaaaggCAACCAGGAGCACTTGGAAGGGGTAGAAGGTGGAGCAGCAAAGCCTAAAGACTCTGGCCTGGCCTCAGACATCAAGCCCAAGGAGGCag ctggagctggagctgtaCAAGCTGGGGTAGCTGAGCCTCACGCTGTGGCCCAGAATCAAGTCCAGGCTGGGGATAAGGCTACTCAGGTTGGGGATAGTAAAGAAGAAGGTCGACCTGCTTACAAAGAGGATAAACCCGCTAAACCTGTTGCACCGGGGGGAGAATCACATATCCAGAATGAGCTGGGGGCAAGGGGAGTGCCACTGGGAAAGAAAAAACTTGATGACCATCAGCCCGCATCTCAGAATGACCTGGCTCAAATtaaagaagaggaaaacaaactagacaaagaaaaagagaaacttcAAAatctcaaaaaagaaaatatggagAAAGAGGTTCAGGCAAGAGTGGAAGAACAGCTCgagaaggagagacaggaaAAGCTGGCCAAAGAACTGGAGTTAGAGAAGGAGAAACTCGACAAAGAGAGGATAGAGAAAGAAGTGCAGATAAGGGTGGAAAAAGAACGactggagagggagagacaggaaATACTGGCCAGAGAACAGGAGTTAGAGAAGGAGAGACTCGAGAAAGAGAGGATAGAGAAAGAAGTGGAGGCGAGGGTGGAAAAAGAACGACtcgagagggagagaaaagagaagctgGTGCGAGAACAGgagctggagaaagagagagaggccaaAGCGAAACTCACACAGGAGAAGGCTGCAGAAGAGAGACACCAGCAGGAGATTCAGAAAGCAGAAGATGAAATAGTTTTGAGAgcgaggaaagaaaaggaggcggaggaggcgagggagagggagagggttgAACAGCTGCAGCAAGCTGTAGAAGCCAAAAACGTTGCACATGGGGCTGAGAGAGGAGACGGCGAAGCTttgaagaaaggaggaagagaccTCAAAGAGAAAGTCGGCGCTCCGGCGGACCCCGAGGAGGCCGCGGACAACGGGGCCGCCAAAGCCGAGGTTCACCCCCAGGGCTCACAGGAGAGGGTGAGGGACCAGGGAGAGATGGATCTAAGGCGGAAGCGTAGGGCAGTTGGACCCAGAGAGGATGGAGGTCCTGCGGGGACACCCAGGATGTCCAGGGGGATGCCTGGGCTGGAGCCCCTGCTGGAGCTGGGGGGCTCCAACCTGCACGCAGCCCTGGAGGAGCAGCTACTGGCTGGGGCGATGGTGCACTCAAGGCAGATTAAGCAAGCCTCAGAGGACAAAGAGgccaaataa
- the ndufaf8 gene encoding NADH dehydrogenase [ubiquinone] 1 alpha subcomplex assembly factor 8 — protein sequence MSGSNVWSRSRERMRLFPELFAQCAGEAAAYGKCVTATTTGRQELQKDLCVKEFEALKSCFANAAKKKAK from the exons ATGTCTGGGTCAAATGTGTGGAGCCGCAGCCGGGAGAGAATGAGACTTTTCCCGGAGCTTTTTGCGCAATGTGCGGGAGAG GCAGCAGCTTATGGAAAGTGTGTGACAGCGACCacgacaggcagacaggaactgCAGAAGGATTTGTGTGTCAAGGAATTTGAAGCACTGAAGTCCTGTTTTGCAAATGCA GCAAAGAAAAAAGCCAAATGA